In the genome of Streptomyces collinus, one region contains:
- a CDS encoding helicase associated domain-containing protein, which yields MDAARVEQLEKLGMVWSHFDIAWEEGLAAARGWAAEAGHLLAPLDATFQGYRVGIWLKNQRAAARKAAEIEQRRAEGLPVSSAAGALSEMRREQLEDIDPSWCPAWPVEWQRAFHLVRQHLEAGGALPTSPGDVVHQGEDLGRWVRSVRLGWDNLTTVQQWMCEQVLGITPAAEDEKPPARRTQADKWALNYQAARQFYEREGHLRVPRKHVERIAGEDQQERELRLGAWIGNQRSRAATLSPERVEQLSVIGMRWVS from the coding sequence ATGGACGCCGCCCGTGTCGAGCAGCTGGAGAAGCTGGGCATGGTGTGGTCGCACTTCGACATCGCGTGGGAGGAAGGCCTCGCGGCGGCGCGGGGGTGGGCGGCCGAGGCGGGCCACCTCCTGGCGCCGTTGGACGCCACCTTCCAGGGCTACCGGGTGGGGATCTGGCTGAAGAACCAGCGGGCGGCCGCCCGGAAGGCGGCCGAGATCGAACAGCGGCGTGCCGAGGGCCTGCCCGTTTCGTCGGCGGCCGGGGCGCTGTCGGAGATGCGGCGCGAGCAGCTGGAGGACATCGACCCGTCGTGGTGCCCGGCGTGGCCGGTGGAGTGGCAGCGGGCCTTCCACCTTGTCCGGCAGCACCTGGAGGCCGGCGGTGCGCTGCCCACCTCGCCGGGCGACGTCGTGCACCAGGGCGAGGACCTCGGCCGGTGGGTCCGCTCGGTCCGGCTCGGCTGGGACAACCTGACAACCGTGCAGCAGTGGATGTGTGAACAGGTCCTCGGGATCACACCCGCGGCCGAGGACGAGAAGCCGCCCGCGCGCCGTACGCAGGCCGATAAATGGGCCCTCAACTACCAGGCCGCCCGCCAGTTCTACGAGCGCGAAGGACACCTACGGGTGCCGCGCAAGCACGTCGAACGGATCGCCGGCGAGGACCAGCAGGAACGGGAGCTCCGGCTCGGGGCATGGATCGGGAACCAGCGGAGCCGGGCCGCGACGCTGTCCCCGGAGCGAGTCGAACAGTTGTCCGTCATCGGCATGCGGTGGGTGTCGTAG